One segment of Rhodothermus bifroesti DNA contains the following:
- a CDS encoding pyridoxine 5'-phosphate synthase, protein MTRLLVNIDHVATLRNARRETVPDPVQAAVLCELAGADGVVFHLREDRRHITDRDAFRLKEVVQGKLDFELSTNEEIVSICCQVRPHLATLVPERREEITTEGGLDVVANRARLQTVIPRLFEAGIEEVALFVDPDPKQIEAAHALGANAVELHTGDFANAPTEAAQRAEAERLAHAAQLAHELGLQVHAGHGLNYHNYLLFREIVPHVHEVSIGFAIIARAVLVGLETAVREMRRLVKGF, encoded by the coding sequence ATGACGCGCCTATTGGTGAATATCGACCACGTAGCTACCCTACGGAATGCGCGGCGCGAGACCGTCCCTGACCCCGTCCAAGCCGCCGTGCTCTGCGAGCTGGCCGGAGCAGATGGCGTTGTCTTCCACCTACGAGAAGACCGGCGACATATTACCGATCGGGATGCTTTTCGCCTCAAAGAAGTCGTTCAGGGAAAGTTGGACTTTGAGCTGTCCACCAACGAAGAAATTGTCTCGATCTGCTGCCAGGTGCGGCCGCATTTGGCCACGTTGGTGCCAGAGCGGCGTGAAGAGATTACTACCGAGGGAGGCCTAGACGTAGTGGCCAACCGCGCCCGTCTGCAAACGGTAATCCCGCGACTTTTTGAGGCAGGCATTGAGGAAGTAGCCCTTTTTGTCGATCCAGATCCGAAACAAATTGAAGCAGCACATGCTTTAGGTGCTAATGCCGTTGAACTGCACACCGGTGACTTTGCCAATGCGCCCACTGAAGCAGCACAGCGTGCTGAAGCAGAGCGACTCGCCCATGCAGCACAGCTGGCACACGAGCTGGGGCTCCAGGTTCACGCAGGGCATGGCCTAAATTACCATAACTATTTGCTCTTCCGGGAAATCGTACCCCATGTCCATGAAGTATCAATCGGCTTTGCCATCATTGCCCGTGCAGTGCTTGTTGGACTGGAAACTGCTGTGCGTGAAATGCGTCGGCTGGTAAAAGGCTTTTGA
- a CDS encoding RsmD family RNA methyltransferase encodes MRIIAGRFRRKSLRAPKGHLTRPTTDRTRESLFHLVESRMELEGADVLDLFAGTGALGLEAISRGAVAVTFVELQGPVLAYARENARALGVEDHCVFLRADAVAYLRRYSGPPFDLILADPPYDLPELPQLPELALPHVKPHGLFVLEHDKRHRFEGHPYLDTSRAYGRTIVSVFRPQAIPR; translated from the coding sequence ATGCGGATCATTGCCGGACGCTTCCGCCGCAAAAGTCTGCGGGCGCCTAAAGGGCACCTGACGCGCCCTACGACCGATCGTACGCGCGAGTCGCTTTTTCATTTGGTGGAAAGCCGCATGGAGCTCGAGGGTGCCGACGTGCTGGATTTGTTTGCTGGCACAGGAGCTCTGGGCTTAGAGGCCATCAGCCGAGGTGCTGTTGCGGTAACGTTTGTGGAGTTGCAAGGGCCGGTGCTAGCCTACGCTCGGGAAAATGCCCGTGCTCTAGGCGTGGAGGATCACTGCGTTTTTCTCAGGGCGGATGCTGTAGCGTACTTGCGTCGCTATAGCGGCCCGCCTTTTGACCTGATTTTGGCTGACCCTCCCTACGATCTGCCTGAGCTGCCGCAACTACCTGAGCTGGCTTTGCCCCATGTAAAACCTCATGGGTTGTTTGTCTTAGAGCATGACAAAAGGCATCGCTTTGAGGGGCATCCTTATTTAGATACCAGCAGAGCTTATGGCCGCACGATCGTTTCGGTGTTTCGTCCGCAAGCCATCCCACGTTGA
- the coaD gene encoding pantetheine-phosphate adenylyltransferase, with protein sequence MSTRLALYPGTFDPFTYGHLDIVERALRIFDRVEVTVAVNVGKSPLFTIEERCELIRQCTAHLERVEVVAFEGLLVDHARARGATALVRGLRQVSDFEYEFRMAFANRRLYPELETVFLMTSEAYAMISSSIVREVHRWGGDVSLFVPPPVVEALRKKRLAH encoded by the coding sequence ATGTCTACCCGATTGGCCCTCTATCCCGGGACGTTTGATCCGTTCACCTATGGTCACCTAGACATTGTAGAGCGAGCGCTGCGCATTTTTGACCGGGTTGAGGTAACCGTGGCGGTCAACGTGGGCAAGTCGCCCCTGTTTACCATAGAGGAGCGCTGTGAACTCATCCGTCAGTGCACAGCTCACCTGGAGCGTGTCGAGGTGGTTGCCTTTGAAGGGCTGCTGGTAGATCATGCACGTGCCCGGGGGGCAACAGCACTGGTTCGGGGCTTGCGGCAGGTCAGTGACTTCGAGTACGAATTTCGCATGGCTTTTGCTAACCGTCGTCTTTATCCTGAACTGGAGACGGTTTTTTTAATGACCTCAGAAGCCTATGCAATGATTAGCTCTTCGATTGTGCGCGAGGTGCACCGTTGGGGTGGGGACGTAAGCCTGTTTGTGCCGCCGCCTGTTGTTGAAGCGCTCCGGAAGAAACGCCTAGCCCATTGA
- a CDS encoding pyridoxal phosphate-dependent aminotransferase, protein MAVQVEVFNPRVMAMQPSATLAMSARAKQLRREGKPVISLSAGEPDFRTPAPIAEAAIAAIREGFTRYTENAGMLELRQAISRKLAEENGLEYAPEQILCTNGAKQAVAMAIEVLCRPGDEVLIPAPYWVSYPEMVRLAGAEPVILSTSVETGYRITPEALEAAITERTRLLILCSPSNPTGTVYTPEELEALAEVLRRHEHVYVLSDEIYEYIVFDAEHVSFARLPGMKERTITVNGFSKSFAMTGWRLGYLAAELPIVKAAAKVQSQFTSAPCSISQKAGLAALQMDKGPIQEMVAAFRQRRDFLLQQLGSMEGITCPKPEGAFYLFPQVSAFYGRRTPEGQAITDSESLCMYLLEQCHVALVPGQAFGDPNGVRISYAASMEDLAEAMRRIEAGLKALH, encoded by the coding sequence ATGGCTGTGCAGGTCGAAGTTTTTAATCCCCGGGTAATGGCCATGCAGCCTTCGGCGACGCTGGCCATGAGTGCCCGAGCCAAACAGTTGCGCCGGGAAGGCAAGCCGGTGATCAGTTTGAGTGCGGGAGAGCCAGACTTCCGTACGCCGGCACCGATTGCCGAGGCTGCTATTGCAGCTATCCGCGAAGGGTTTACGCGTTACACGGAAAATGCCGGCATGCTGGAGCTGCGGCAAGCCATCAGCCGCAAGCTTGCCGAAGAGAACGGTCTAGAGTACGCTCCAGAGCAAATTCTGTGCACCAATGGCGCCAAGCAGGCCGTGGCCATGGCCATCGAGGTGCTTTGCCGTCCGGGCGACGAAGTACTCATCCCAGCCCCTTACTGGGTGAGCTATCCTGAAATGGTACGTTTAGCGGGCGCAGAACCGGTAATCCTGTCCACCTCGGTGGAAACCGGTTATCGAATCACGCCGGAAGCGCTCGAAGCAGCCATTACGGAACGCACGCGTCTGCTTATTTTGTGCTCGCCTTCGAATCCGACCGGCACGGTCTACACCCCTGAGGAACTGGAAGCCTTAGCGGAGGTGCTGCGGCGGCACGAACATGTTTACGTGCTTTCGGACGAAATTTACGAGTACATTGTGTTTGATGCTGAGCATGTATCGTTTGCCCGCTTGCCTGGCATGAAGGAGCGGACGATCACGGTGAATGGCTTTTCTAAGAGCTTTGCCATGACCGGATGGCGTTTGGGCTATTTGGCTGCCGAGTTGCCGATTGTCAAGGCTGCTGCTAAAGTACAGAGCCAGTTTACTTCGGCGCCGTGCAGCATCTCTCAGAAAGCTGGTCTGGCGGCACTCCAAATGGACAAAGGCCCGATTCAGGAAATGGTAGCCGCTTTTCGCCAGCGCCGTGATTTTCTGCTGCAGCAGCTGGGCAGTATGGAGGGTATTACATGCCCTAAGCCTGAAGGGGCTTTCTACCTGTTCCCACAAGTTTCGGCCTTCTATGGACGGCGCACGCCTGAAGGTCAGGCCATTACCGATAGCGAGTCGCTATGCATGTATCTGCTGGAGCAGTGCCACGTGGCCTTAGTGCCTGGCCAGGCGTTTGGCGACCCGAACGGAGTGCGCATTTCCTACGCCGCTTCGATGGAAGACTTGGCCGAAGCCATGCGCCGCATCGAAGCTGGCCTGAAGGCCCTGCACTAA
- a CDS encoding site-2 protease family protein, translating to MESKPLTQQSEAFTPQPHRPQRLWLHLLLFFLTLLSTTLTWPEWAGRWLLYEHVGYSALLSDGLRFSVPLLLILTVHELGHYLAARRHQIDATLPYYIPFPFNGIGTFGAVIRIREPIPDTRTLFDIGVAGPLAGFVVAVLVLLYALITLPPPTYLLDVPGHEALKAYIQAHGRFPVAPLPSDDPTSTTLVLGPTLLFDTLARLFPNVPPMYELYHYPTLFAAWLGLFFTALNLLPVGQLDGGHVLYALFGSLWHRRLARAFMVLLLASATIGFALEMLPALLAEGIWWLEPAAWFGLAFTLYLYLHRLFAGDHRWIAPLLLGLMILAALAPRWAELIGWLGHSGWFLWGLLILYLIRVDHPPVWFVQPLTRARRVLGWIAIAIFVLCFSIRPLHLL from the coding sequence TTGGAATCCAAACCCCTTACGCAGCAGAGCGAAGCCTTTACCCCTCAGCCGCACCGACCCCAACGGCTGTGGCTGCATCTGTTGCTCTTTTTTTTAACCCTTCTTTCGACGACCCTGACGTGGCCCGAGTGGGCGGGGCGGTGGCTCCTTTACGAACACGTAGGCTATAGCGCGCTCCTAAGCGATGGCCTGCGTTTTAGCGTGCCGCTGCTTTTAATTCTAACGGTGCACGAACTGGGTCACTACCTAGCGGCGCGTCGTCACCAGATCGATGCCACCTTGCCTTACTACATTCCTTTCCCCTTCAACGGGATCGGCACCTTTGGAGCTGTAATTCGCATCCGGGAACCGATTCCTGATACCCGTACGCTGTTTGACATTGGTGTGGCTGGTCCACTCGCCGGCTTTGTGGTAGCCGTACTGGTGCTGCTTTATGCATTGATCACGCTGCCACCGCCTACGTATTTGCTCGATGTACCAGGCCACGAAGCCTTAAAGGCTTATATTCAAGCACATGGACGTTTCCCCGTGGCTCCTTTACCCTCTGACGATCCCACCAGTACCACGCTGGTGCTAGGCCCTACGCTGCTTTTCGACACGCTGGCACGCTTGTTCCCCAATGTGCCTCCCATGTACGAGCTGTACCACTATCCCACGCTGTTTGCTGCCTGGCTGGGGTTGTTCTTTACCGCACTTAATTTGCTGCCGGTCGGTCAGCTCGACGGTGGCCATGTGCTTTATGCTCTTTTTGGATCCCTTTGGCATCGACGTCTTGCGCGAGCCTTTATGGTGCTTCTGCTCGCTTCAGCTACCATCGGCTTTGCCCTGGAAATGCTGCCCGCACTGTTGGCCGAGGGTATCTGGTGGCTAGAGCCAGCTGCCTGGTTTGGCTTAGCCTTCACGCTTTACCTGTATCTTCATCGGCTTTTTGCAGGAGATCATCGCTGGATTGCACCGCTGTTGCTAGGACTAATGATTTTGGCGGCTTTAGCACCGCGTTGGGCAGAGCTTATTGGCTGGCTAGGACACAGCGGCTGGTTTCTCTGGGGCTTACTCATTTTATACCTGATCCGCGTGGATCATCCCCCGGTTTGGTTTGTGCAGCCCCTTACGCGCGCGCGACGCGTGCTAGGTTGGATAGCTATTGCTATTTTTGTACTTTGCTTTAGCATTCGACCGCTGCATCTACTTTAA
- a CDS encoding FlgD immunoglobulin-like domain containing protein, translated as MWWWNKQICWAALLSLLPLLPLWAQPKTDWMHRVATLLPVPGIADNFVSNLAARGDSLWIGPRLDLTFDGGQTWYRANVDSITQGRGRVYALLVIGDTVWASLGTRYLADLNGDGIDDDVFEAVGLVVSTDGGQSWSFRFPPLDAPADTVILYGSSRLPAIPIVSPQLTTTFDLAYDRLRHRLWVASWYGGLRYSDDWGRSWHRAVLPPDTLDALRPERSYFFRVGPPTSAQDRYDNYFAFAVHVDGAGAVWAGTAGGINRSEDGGLSWDRFANEGYPNAPTGNWIVAIAEQVRPNGQHVLWFATRPAGRTPGETFGITRTADGGRTFEQVLLGERINDFAFRGDTVYAAGDNGLFVSTDQGRTWQTIRDFYDPTSRRVLRPDVRVLAVATTRRHLWIGTSDGLLRSDDGGRTWRLFRAEVPVKPTTPSPQVPRVDTYAYPNPFSPMLDAFVRIRYDLAQPASVRVHVFDFGLQRVRTLFEGMQEAGAHEVIWDGLDARGVRVANGVYFYAVETDAATYWGKILVIE; from the coding sequence ATGTGGTGGTGGAATAAACAAATCTGCTGGGCCGCCTTGCTTAGTCTGCTGCCGCTGCTTCCGCTCTGGGCCCAACCCAAAACCGACTGGATGCACCGCGTTGCCACGCTGCTTCCCGTTCCGGGTATCGCCGACAACTTTGTCAGCAACTTGGCTGCCCGGGGAGATTCGCTCTGGATTGGTCCGCGTTTGGACCTTACCTTTGATGGCGGCCAGACCTGGTACCGCGCCAATGTCGACTCCATTACGCAGGGGCGCGGCCGTGTTTATGCGTTGCTGGTCATTGGCGACACGGTTTGGGCAAGCCTAGGCACACGCTATTTGGCCGACTTAAATGGCGATGGCATCGACGATGACGTCTTTGAGGCCGTCGGCCTGGTCGTCTCGACCGATGGTGGTCAAAGCTGGAGCTTCCGCTTTCCGCCCCTGGATGCGCCTGCCGACACTGTGATCCTCTATGGCAGCTCCCGCCTTCCCGCTATACCCATCGTTTCTCCACAGCTGACAACAACTTTTGATTTGGCTTATGATCGGCTTAGGCATCGACTTTGGGTAGCTAGCTGGTATGGAGGGTTGCGCTATTCCGACGACTGGGGTCGCAGCTGGCATCGTGCCGTCTTGCCTCCCGATACGCTTGATGCTCTGCGCCCCGAACGGTCTTACTTTTTCCGCGTTGGGCCGCCTACCAGTGCACAAGATCGCTATGACAACTATTTCGCTTTTGCTGTGCACGTGGATGGTGCAGGAGCGGTCTGGGCTGGGACAGCTGGGGGCATTAACCGCTCTGAAGATGGAGGTCTGAGCTGGGACCGGTTTGCCAACGAAGGCTATCCGAACGCCCCAACGGGCAATTGGATTGTGGCGATTGCAGAACAAGTGCGGCCAAACGGTCAGCACGTGTTGTGGTTTGCCACGCGTCCGGCAGGACGCACGCCGGGCGAGACGTTTGGTATCACGCGTACGGCCGATGGCGGTCGCACTTTTGAGCAAGTGCTGCTTGGGGAGCGGATCAACGACTTTGCTTTTCGGGGCGATACGGTTTACGCCGCCGGTGACAACGGCCTGTTTGTCTCAACCGACCAGGGCCGCACGTGGCAGACGATCCGGGATTTCTACGATCCTACTTCACGTCGCGTGCTGCGGCCCGACGTGCGTGTTCTTGCTGTGGCCACTACGCGCAGGCATCTGTGGATTGGAACGTCTGACGGGCTGCTGCGCAGCGACGATGGCGGCCGCACTTGGCGCCTGTTCCGGGCTGAGGTTCCTGTGAAGCCTACAACCCCCTCACCCCAAGTTCCCCGTGTGGATACCTATGCCTATCCCAATCCATTTTCGCCTATGCTGGATGCATTTGTGCGCATCCGTTACGATCTGGCGCAGCCTGCCTCGGTACGCGTGCACGTGTTTGACTTTGGCCTGCAGCGCGTGCGTACCCTCTTTGAAGGGATGCAAGAAGCCGGGGCACACGAGGTGATTTGGGACGGGCTTGACGCGCGTGGCGTGCGCGTGGCCAACGGGGTCTATTTCTATGCCGTAGAGACAGATGCAGCCACCTATTGGGGTAAAATTCTGGTGATCGAATGA